One window of the Zea mays cultivar B73 chromosome 3, Zm-B73-REFERENCE-NAM-5.0, whole genome shotgun sequence genome contains the following:
- the LOC100502303 gene encoding uncharacterized protein isoform X13 has translation MDLAGMKRRELQALCKRHGLPAGGTNADLVGRLDAVLSGPAVVEEEVAGVPARKGCLKQTGGGATEAKKVTFGAEVGKARRLRSRVIWSPVVAKTRGKSARAGTDSAAEDGISADVGADVPVRRSRRNSFNPAEAEEAGEAVAVDRKPKRKNQENDEGVAVIAQARVTRRSNLEWSATVLPPAVEKKRGRQNAAESDVQKSALVEVTARTTRSRSIVPVVVPPTVVENKRRKTGDPQTTVELTMLSDVPRSDFPATRSLRNKIVHVNNSVVDETHTTRQLENKMRPSTRRHQQVASSPEDKGQKIPATSKSPLLRWSRRNYSEANSANSVNIKLAKDSSTAQPLAHHNSHSEDLEKQPAVKEPIKRSTRKSIALAALEKEKDVIEGKNPEAHVRRSTRKSVVQVKDTKSIVEETQYANSEDVAKQPATKGPARGLRRKSVITELHEKEKSLIAEKNMETDEAILTRKPVIPVKNIKAVGEGIQIGKGKDVDKQFVVKQPTRRSSRKSVLPDMLENNSGLLAPKMNAEMNVRRSTRKSVLPDMHNEKQDHHKMARNENLQSGKYQDGEKQQKVKDSIRQSRRSIATVLLEGQNNDEGKKFKNPTRRTTHKSHALNAVEEVSMDHIEVGEEGLKLRKRSRFLLEISSSANVSWKHQNAQISNEKDNTEGSQQASNCTTSKRRSSKKRRTTAPEEVMPFKVANDDIVIMEETKDTLEYNNESSSKVQEICQVNAAREEFSSGPLLVTVAPSDEICTVQSVAVVIPGSESGDDANQSSDKSKQPQEHSVTQTVDDHLSETRSGKLDQSTCITGLVSDNCVVSEDKTLMSEDREEQSPVSGEQRVSLEANANEPEEKNLANVTSTDLHTKSLQHDIDRIAKETDKEVLAQENCNDQPVPAQTDQEIKLNDELADPDVLAQENCNDQPVPAQTDLEIKLHDELADPDHEEQSPVSGERRVSLEANANEPEEKNLANVISIDLHTKSLQHDNGRIAEETDKDVLSFVFPIEEHEEKYAVSPIAVEKSFRQEASAIESAGKPLTVIFSNDLHTKHLQHDCDVLIKETGEEVLAQENCNDQPVPAQTDLEIKLNDELADPDVLAQENCNDQPVPANEPEEKNLANVISTDLHTKTLQHDNDRIAEETDKDHEEQSNVFGERRVSLEANANEPEEKNLANVISTDLHTKTLQHDNDRIAEETDKDHEEQSNVSGERRVSLEANANEPEEKNLANVISTDLHTKTLQHDNDRIAEETDKDVSSLVFPIEEHEEKYAVSPIAVEKSVSREASACESAGKPLTVIFSNDLHTKHLQHDCDVLIKETGEDVLAQENCNDQPVPAQTDLEMKLNDELADPEVLAQENCNDQPVLAQTDLETKLNDELADLAMESGCSITERNEGLVAHNLDQEGFLEATPECKQECGLPEETVISSKETGSLLCADQSPIGLESLFSQESIVESVGHCALASATTHTENGFDDSKDCHNKSALENVHVPEPCSHNDTKGGIFKNVDCMHTSQRDDRMEGVPEANTDEEHVLSAFLLDANHLNVVINSEEVVCEGEDSKELLHSEDCKASSEKTDVNDGNVYGISDAVVRCALHAPADDNYEIFLGPNTDVPRQVYNDGCSDVKEDRFASKPWTIDIIEDASVKERSNLKDWQLDSKLEGTEIVESGLYFNKDIGNILHSGSIGEITPSGSGLSKDSSVDYRGEVLDGFSMEASLERSSTRGEQNGCRLDAIENPSITLATSGYKHEGALSEEAVYTKKNYAGTCLSNPRELIMELQSHFSKENINESDPHDSLVFPTAENSADEQLVKVHHGSNLSQLGLTDLLDGPIGCSNTDVLCQCDNHKNQSNEDKVEEVEAVSAAKYIESEVVLLPSQERSNLNNEQLNTKLESPNIMGSCLNCDNDVCNTSDNGSVFVIGKRTPSASGLPEDYPKDSDLQQPVLDSFSVVSSFQDNISGKKTVSGVAGSEILSLSLATPDYKHEDGFSEEAVCRTKNYTGTSSVDPRHLDMEGHSIYSEGGTEKSNLQDNLAFLSAESGKDEPIICHVEKLVDAHASSDTYQGPCQDLGRHEEQESCMSIPMQAKESGGVLRSSHTKGSVTAAQIDLAGDAHLIVSDNAAAKQVFSEEKEETKSISSSDIDILHEKSYSSGHDDHAACAAETQFYHPQKASISDGLHLGPSSLQVESLDALDSDILYVNTGVLEQHHKEGYYEPSVYQITSGICTMSEAEPFEVLETGKDVKTPSKLDEQLNPGLDGDEAEKHSLDCGTDTSPVMSKRTLSSPGSGPCQQYVNESTTSTQSTDNHPNDLPAPRSPEQSACFQNDNDSGSVGICQSSRRRGIDELCGKLQSFKVSSAVKGSYVAMGAPRPKPGDSTSRSAAALLRNIENTTAVKAGRPPVKPNADGKDSSRRALQPISGRPDSR, from the exons TCATATGGTCGCCGGTCGTTGCCAAGACAAGGGGGAAGTCTGCTCGAGCCGGTACTGATTCTGCTGCTGAAGACGGTATTTCTGCAGATGTGGGCGCTGATGTCCCAGTGAGGCGGTCCAGGAGGAATTCGTTCAATCCTGCCGAGGCTGAGGAAGCAGGAGAGGCTGTTGCTGTTGACAGGAAGCCCAAGCGCAAGAATCAGGAGAATGACGAGGGCGTTGCTGTTATCGCTCAGGCTAGAGTTACGAGAAGGTCAAATTTGGAGTGGTCTGCTACTGTATTGCCTCCTGCTGTTGAGAAGAAGAGAGGGAGGCAGAATGCAGCTGAGTCTGATGTGCAGAAGTCCGCTCTGGTGGAAGTAACAGCTAGGACTACAAGGTCTCGCTCAATCGTACCTGTTGTGGTGCCACCCACTGTGGTTGAGAACAAGAGGAGGAAGACTGGAGATCCACAAACAACTGTAGAGTTGACTATGCTTTCAGATGTGCCCAGAAGTGATTTTCCTGCCACCAGGTCTTTAAGGAACAAAATTGTCCACGTTAACAACAGCGTCGTGGACGAAACTCACACTACCAGGCAGTTGGAAAACAAGATGCGTCCGTCTACTCGTAGGCATCAACAGGTTGCATCTTCTCCGGAGGATAAAGGTCAAAAAATTCCTGCTACCAGTAAGTCCCCTCTACTGAGGTGGTCACGGAGAAACTATTCTGAGGCCAATAGTGCAAATTCAGTAAACATCAAATTGGCCAAAGACTCGAGCACAGCTCAGCCATTGGCACACCATAATTCTCATTCTGAAGATTTGGAGAAACAACCAGCAGTTAAAGAACCAATTAAACGGTCAACACGTAAATCTATTGCTTTGGCTGCACTTGAGAAAGAGAAGGATGTAATTGAAGGAAAGAACCCTGAAGCACATGTTAGGCGATCAACGAGGAAATCAGTTGTGCAGGTTAAAGATACCAAAAGTATTGTTGAAGAGACTCAATATGCTAACAGTGAAGATGTGGCGAAGCAACCAGCAACTAAAGGACCTGCTAGGGGGCTGAGACGTAAATCTGTTATCACAGAATTGCATGAGAAAGAGAAGAGTCTCATTGCCGAAAAGAACATGGAAACAGATGAAGCGATATTAACGCGGAAGCCTGTAATCCCAGTTAaaaatattaaagctgttggtgaAGGAATTCAAATTGGTAAGGGCAAAGATGTGGATAAACAATTTGTTGTGAAGCAACCTACTAGGCGATCATCGCGCAAATCTGTGCTGCCTGATATGCTTGAGAATAATAGTGGACTTCTAGCACCCAAAATGAATGCTGAGATGAATGTTAGGAGATCAACACGGAAGTCTGTTCTTCCTGACATGCATAATGAGAAGCAAGATCACCATAAAATGGCTAGAAATGAGAACTTGCAAAGTGGTAAATATCAAGATGGTGAGAAGCAACAGAAAGTAAAAGATTCTATTAGGCAATCAAGGAGATCTATCGCTACAGTGCTACTTGAGGGACAAAATAATGATGAAGGAAAAAAGTTCAAAAATCCTACGAGGAGGACAACACACAAATCTCATGCCCTTAATGCAGTTGAAGAGGTCAGCATGGATCACATTGAAGTTGGTGAAGAAGGCTTGAAATTGAGGAAGCGCAGTAGGTTTTTGCTGGAAATATCATCTTCAGCTAATGTTTCCTGGAAGCATCAGAATGCACAGATCTCTAATGAAAAAGATAACACAGAAGGATCGCAGCAGGCATCAAATTGCACAACTTCAAAGAGAAGGTCTTCAAAGAAGAGACGAACAACTGCTCCAGAAGAAGTGATGCCTTTCAAGGTGGCAAATGATGACATAGTTATCATGGAAGAAACAAAGGACACACTTGAATATAATAATGAGTCTAGTAGTAAAGTTCAAGAAATTTGTCAGGTTAATGCTGCAAGAGAAGAGTTCTCTTCAGGTCCATTGCTTGTAACAGTAGCTCCTAGTGACGAAATTTGCACAGTGCAGAGTGTAGCTGTGGTGATACCTGGGTCAGAATCTGGTGACGATGCAAATCAAAGTTCTGATAAGAGTAAGCAACCTCAGGAACATTCTGTCACTCAAACTGTTGATGACCATTTATCTGAAACAAGAAGTGGGAAATTAGATCAATCAACATGCATCACAGGATTAGTCTCTGACAATTGTGTTGTCTCAGAGGACAAAACATTGATGAGTGAAG ACCGTGAAGAGCAAAGCCCTGTGTCCGGAGAACAGAGAGTTAGCTTGGAAGCAAATGCCAATGAGCCTGAGGAAAAGAACCTAGCTAACGTCACATCAACTGATCTCCACACCAAAAGTCTGCAGCATGATATTGACAGAATAGCTAAAGAGACTGATAAAG AAGTTTTAGCTCAGGAGAATTGTAATGACCAGCCTGTTCCTGCCCAGACTGACCAAGAAATTAAGTTAAACGATGAACTTGCTGATCCGG ATGTTTTAGCTCAGGAGAATTGTAATGACCAGCCCGTTCCTGCCCAGACTGACCTAGAAATTAAGTTACACGATGAACTTGCTGATCCGG ACCATGAAGAGCAAAGCCCTGTATCCGGAGAACGGAGAGTTAGCTTGGAAGCAAATGCCAACGAGCCTGAGGAAAAGAACCTAGCTAACGTCATATCAATTGATCTCCACACCAAAAGTCTGCAGCATGATAATGGCAGAATAGCTGAAGAGACTGATAAAG ATGTTTTGTCTTTTGTTTTCCCTATTGAAGAGCATGAAGAAAAATATGCAGTTAGCCCTATAGCCGTTGAAAAGAGCTTCCGTCAGGAAGCAAGTGCAATTGAATCTGCAGGAAAACCCCTAACTGTCATCTTTTCTAACGATCTCCACACCAAACATCTGCAACATGATTGTGATGTGCTAATTAAGGAGACTGGTGAAG AAGTTTTAGCTCAGGAGAATTGTAATGACCAGCCTGTTCCTGCCCAGACCGACCTAGAAATTAAGTTAAATGATGAACTTGCTGATCCGG ATGTTTTAGCTCAGGAGAATTGTAATGACCAGCCTGTTCCTGCCAACGAGCCTGAGGAAAAGAACCTAGCTAACGTCATATCAACTGATCTCCACACCAAAACTCTGCAGCATGATAATGACAGAATAGCTGAAGAGACTGATAAAG ACCATGAAGAGCAAAGCAATGTGTTCGGAGAACGGAGAGTTAGCTTGGAAGCAAATGCCAACGAGCCTGAGGAAAAGAACCTAGCTAACGTCATATCAACTGATCTCCACACCAAAACTCTGCAGCATGATAATGACAGAATAGCTGAAGAGACTGATAAAG ACCATGAAGAGCAAAGCAATGTGTCCGGAGAACGGAGAGTTAGCTTGGAAGCAAATGCCAACGAGCCTGAGGAAAAGAACCTAGCTAACGTCATATCAACTGATCTCCACACCAAAACTCTGCAGCATGATAATGACAGAATAGCTGAAGAGACTGATAAAG ATGTTTCGTCTTTGGTTTTCCCTATTGAAGAGCATGAAGAAAAATATGCAGTGAGCCCTATAGCTGTTGAAAAGAGCGTCAGTCGGGAAGCCAGTGCATGTGAATCTGCAGGAAAACCCCTAACTGTCATCTTTTCTAACGATCTCCACACCAAACATCTGCAACATGATTGTGATGTGCTAATTAAGGAGACTGGTGAAG ATGTTTTAGCTCAGGAGAATTGTAATGACCAGCCTGTTCCGGCCCAGACTGACCTAGAAATGAAGTTAAACGATGAACTTGCTGATCCGG AAGTTTTAGCTCAGGAGAATTGTAATGACCAGCCTGTTCTTGCTCAGACTGACCTAGAAACTAAGTTAAACGATGAACTTGCTGATCTGGCTATGGAATCAGGTTGTAGCATTACTGAAAGGAATGAAGGGCTTGTTGCTCATAATCTTGATCAAGAAG GTTTCCTTGAAGCAACACCAGAGTGCAAACAGGAATGTGGTTTGCCTGAGGAGACAGTAATTTCCTCAAAAGAAACAGGATCTCTGCTGTGTGCAGATCAATCACCAATTGGTCTGGAATCTTTATTTTCGCAAGAAAGCATAGTTGAATCAGTGGGGCATTGTGCACTTGCTTCAGCAACAACTCATACCGAAAATGGCTTTGATGATTCAAAAGATTGCCATAACAAGTCTGCACTTGAAAATGTTCATGTGCCAGAACCTTGTTCACACAATGATACTAAAGGAGGCATTTTTAAAAATGTTGATTGTATGCATACATCCCAGCGAGATGATAGAATGGAAG gagtaccagaggctaacactgaTGAAGAACATGTTCTGTCAGCCTTTTTGCTGGATGCAAATCACCTAAACGT AGTCATTAATTCTGAAGAAGTGGTTTGTGAGGGTGAAGATAGTAAGGAGCTTCTCCATTCGGAAGACTGTAAAGCTTCATCCGAGAAAACAGATGTGAATG ATGGCAATGTATATGGTATTAGTGATGCTGTAGTGAGATGTGCACTGCATGCTCCAGCCGATGATAATTATGAGATTTTTTTGGGTCCCAATACTGATGTACCACGTCAGGTTTATAATGACGGATGCAGTGATGTCAAAGAAGATCGATTTGCTTCCAAACCCTGGACAATTGATATTATTGAGGATGCCTCTGTCAAAGAAAGATCAAATTTAAAAGATTGGCAACTTGATTCCAAGTTGGAGGGCACAGAAATAGTGGAATCTGGCCTTTACTTCAATAAGGATATTGGTAACATTTTACATAGTGGATCTATTGGTGAAATAACTCCATCTGGTTCTGGTTTATCAAAAGATTCATCTGTGGACTATAGAGGGGAGGTTTTAGATGGCTTCTCAATGGAAGCATCTCTTGAAAGGTCTTCTACACGTGGGGAACAAAATGGTTGTAGACTAG ATGCTATTGAGAATCCTTCAATTACTTTAGCAACTTCTGGTTATAAGCATGAAGGTGCTTTATCTGAGGAAGCAGTGTACACAAAGAAGAATTACGCTGGAACATGCTTGTCAAATCCCAGGGAATTAATCATGGAGCTGCAATCCCATTTCTCAAAGGAAAACATAAATGAATCTGATCCTCATGACAGCCTTGTATTCCCAACTGCTGAAAATTCAGCAGATGAACAGCTGGTTAAAGTACACCATGGTTCTAATCTGTCTCAGTTAGGATTAACTGATCTGTTGGATGGACCAATTGGGTGTTCCAATACCGACGTGTTGTGCCAGTGTGACAATcataaaaatcaatccaatgaggACAAGGTAGAGGAAGTTGAGGCGGTGTCTGCTGCTAAATACATAGAAAGTGAAGTTGTGCTGCTCCCATCTCAAGAGAGATCAAATTTGAATAATGAGCAGCTTAACACCAAGTTGGAAAGCCCAAACATTATGGGATCTTGCCTTAACTGTGATAACGATGTTTGTAATACTTCGGACAATGGATCTGTTTTTGTCATTGGTAAAAGAACTCCATCTGCTTCTGGCTTACCAGAAGATTATCCTAAGGATAGTGACTTGCAACAACCGGTTTTAGATAGCTTCTCAGTGGTTTCATCTTTTCAAGACAATATATCTGGGAAGAAAACTGTTTCTGGTGTAGCAG GCAGTGAGATTCTTTCTTTAAGTTTAGCAACTCCTGATTATAAACATGAAGATGGTTTCTCTGAGGAAGCAGTATGCAGAACAAAGAATTATACTGGAACTTCCTCGGTAGATCCGAGGCATTTAGACATGGAGGGGCACTCTATTTACTCTGAGGGAGGTACTGAAAAATCTAATCTGCAAGATAATCTTGCATTTCTAAGCGCTGAGAGTGGAAAAGATGAACCTATTATTTGCCATGTTGAGAAACTGGTTGACGCACATGCTTCTTCAGATACATACCAAGGTCCTTGTCAAGATCTAGGCAGACATGAAGAACAAGAGAGCTGCATGTCTATTCCTATGCAAGCCAAAGAAAGTGGAG GGGTTTTGAGGTCTAGCCACACGAAAGGGTCAGTTACAGCAGCCCAAATTGATTTGGCAGGTGATGCCCATCTTATTGTGAG TGATAATGCTGCTGCCAAGCAAGTGTTTAGTGAGGAGAAAGAGGAAACaaaatctatctcttcttcagatattgATATCCTTCATGAAAAATCATACTCCAGTGGACACG ATGACCATGCTGCTTGTGCTGCCGAAACTCAGTTCTACCATCCACAGAAAGCATCTATATCTGATGGACTACATTTGGGTCCTAGTTCTTTGCAAGTAGAATCACTGGATGCTTTGGATAGCGATATACTGTATGTTAACACAGGAGTTCTCGAGCAGCATCATAAAGAGGGTTACTATGAACCCAGTGTCTACCAAATCACTTCAGGCATTTGCACAATGTCTGAAGCTGAACCATTCGAAGTTTTAGAAACTGGAAAAGATGTAAAAACGCCATCTAAGCTAGATGAGCAACTTAATCCTGGGTTGGACGGAGATGAAGCTGAGAAACACAGCTTAGACTGTGGTACAGACACCAGTCCTGTGATGAGCAAGAGAACCCTTTCTTCACCAGGATCAG GACCATGCCAGCAGTATGTAAATGAAAGCACCACCAGTACACAGTCGACTGATAATCACCCAAACGACCTACCCGCTCCGAGATCTCCTGAACAATCCGCGTGTTTTCAGAATGACAACGATTCGGGTTCAGTAG GCATTTGTCAAAGCAGCAGGCGAAGAGGTATAGATGAACTTTGCGGTAAGCTGCAGAGTTTCAAAGTTTCCAGCGCCGTAAAAGGAAGCTACGTAGCTATGGGTGCACCTCGTCCGAAGCCTGGGGACAGCACGAGCCGATCTGCAGCCGCGCTGCTCAGGAACATAGAGAACACAACTGCTGTTAAAGCTGGCCGTCCTCCTGTCAAGCCAAACGCCGATGGTAAGGACTCGTCTAGGCGAGCCCTGCAGCCCATAAGCGGAAGGCCTGACAGTAGGTAG